From Pseudomonas putida, one genomic window encodes:
- a CDS encoding Lrp/AsnC family transcriptional regulator: MDRTDRKILAELQKDGRLSVTELADRVGLSLSPCHRRLKALEESGAILGYHARLAPSALGLNFAALVFVTLREVTRQPVADFEAALGEIPQIVEAQRLFGDPDYLLHVVAKDLPAFQKLYDEQLTSIPNVKRLSSTLVMKEVIQDRILPM, from the coding sequence GTGGACAGGACAGACCGCAAGATACTTGCCGAGCTGCAAAAAGATGGTCGTTTGTCGGTTACCGAGTTGGCCGATCGCGTGGGGCTGAGCCTGTCACCTTGCCATCGGCGGCTAAAGGCGCTGGAGGAATCAGGGGCGATCCTCGGTTACCACGCACGCCTGGCACCCAGCGCGTTGGGGCTGAACTTCGCCGCGCTGGTGTTCGTCACGTTGCGCGAAGTCACCCGTCAGCCAGTGGCGGATTTTGAGGCGGCTCTGGGCGAAATACCGCAGATCGTCGAGGCGCAGCGGCTGTTCGGAGATCCGGACTACCTGCTGCATGTCGTGGCAAAAGACCTGCCGGCGTTTCAGAAACTGTATGACGAACAACTGACCAGCATCCCCAACGTCAAGCGCTTGAGTTCGACCCTGGTGATGAAAGAGGTGATTCAGGACCGGATACTGCCGATGTAA
- a CDS encoding FeoA family protein, which produces MGSSMYLCDLPHQQKAFVTEVLKADTSDCLSQRLQDIGFVPGEPVTVVARAPWGADPILVQVAGTRFALRRNEAMRIVVEVGV; this is translated from the coding sequence ATGGGTAGTTCGATGTATCTGTGCGATTTGCCGCATCAGCAAAAAGCGTTCGTCACCGAGGTTCTGAAGGCGGACACCTCTGATTGCCTCAGCCAGCGCCTGCAGGATATCGGATTTGTCCCCGGTGAACCTGTAACGGTAGTGGCGCGCGCACCGTGGGGAGCAGACCCCATTCTGGTACAGGTTGCCGGCACCCGCTTCGCGCTGCGCCGTAATGAAGCCATGCGCATCGTGGTGGAGGTAGGCGTCTGA
- the feoB gene encoding ferrous iron transporter B: MSGTRLALVGNPNCGKTALFNVLTGARQKVANYAGATVERKEGVLRTASGRACRVLDLPGTYSLSAVSDDERVTLRVLQGDYPGEARPDLLLCVVDATNLRLHLRFVLEVQRYDIPIILVLNMADAARKRGICIDTRKLSAALNAPVVQTIAVRRDGADELLKALDAPCEHQVAAVPMEEDLHTRVRQILATCVVTPQVGDTRVDAIDRWLIHPLVGPLVLLTVMLVVFQSVYLVGKPITDAIADGFDLLATLTRTLLPAGPLQGLLCDGLIGGLGTVLGFMPQILVLFFCIFVLEESGYLPRAAFILDRLMRGVGLSGRSFIPLLSSFACAIPGIIGARSISDRYDRLTTILVAPLMTCSARLPVYALLIGAVIPDKTIAGVLGLQGLVLLALYVLGIVGAMAVGWVCKRLRPTAMAQPLLLMELPAYRMPCARDLAQRLWERGYLFLKKLTGVILALTVVMWFISTFPAPPAGAAGAAIDYSVAGYLGKALQPLFAPLGFNWQITLALIPAFAARETAVATLATVYSVASAEDVSSLGHVLSAQISMASALSLMVWFAFAPQCMSTLAVIRKETASWRQVGLAFGYMFVVAYVMAWLTYSIVRAAS; encoded by the coding sequence ATGTCCGGGACCCGCTTAGCCCTGGTCGGCAACCCGAATTGCGGAAAGACAGCCCTCTTCAACGTGCTCACCGGTGCGCGGCAAAAGGTGGCGAACTATGCTGGCGCGACGGTCGAGCGCAAAGAGGGCGTGCTTCGCACAGCGTCAGGCCGCGCATGCCGGGTTCTCGATTTGCCGGGCACCTACAGCCTGTCTGCCGTCAGCGACGATGAACGGGTGACACTGCGCGTGCTTCAGGGCGACTACCCCGGCGAGGCTCGCCCCGATTTGCTGCTGTGCGTCGTAGACGCCACCAACCTGCGTTTGCACCTGCGTTTCGTCCTTGAAGTCCAACGTTACGACATCCCCATCATCCTGGTCTTGAACATGGCCGATGCTGCGCGCAAGCGCGGTATATGCATCGACACCCGCAAGCTGTCAGCGGCGCTGAATGCGCCTGTCGTGCAAACCATCGCCGTTCGTCGCGACGGGGCTGACGAGCTGCTCAAGGCGCTCGATGCACCCTGCGAACACCAGGTTGCAGCGGTACCGATGGAAGAGGACCTGCACACCCGGGTTCGTCAGATTCTCGCCACCTGCGTGGTAACCCCGCAGGTGGGTGATACACGCGTAGATGCCATTGACCGATGGCTGATCCACCCCCTGGTGGGCCCTTTAGTGCTGTTGACGGTCATGCTGGTGGTTTTCCAAAGCGTCTACCTGGTGGGTAAACCCATCACTGACGCCATCGCTGACGGTTTCGACCTGCTGGCAACGCTGACCCGCACCCTTCTACCTGCCGGCCCGCTACAAGGGTTGCTGTGCGACGGGTTGATCGGTGGCCTGGGCACCGTGTTGGGTTTCATGCCGCAAATTCTGGTGCTGTTCTTCTGTATTTTCGTTCTGGAGGAATCCGGTTATCTGCCCCGCGCAGCGTTCATACTCGATCGACTGATGCGAGGGGTGGGCCTGTCGGGCCGCTCGTTCATCCCTTTGCTGTCGAGCTTTGCCTGCGCCATCCCGGGCATCATCGGGGCACGCAGCATCAGCGACCGCTACGACCGGCTCACAACCATACTGGTAGCGCCGCTGATGACGTGCTCGGCACGCTTGCCGGTGTATGCCCTTCTGATAGGCGCGGTGATACCCGACAAGACCATAGCAGGCGTGCTCGGCTTGCAGGGGCTGGTACTGCTTGCGCTGTATGTGCTGGGGATCGTCGGCGCCATGGCCGTAGGCTGGGTATGCAAGCGCCTGAGGCCCACGGCCATGGCGCAACCACTGCTACTGATGGAGCTGCCGGCCTACAGGATGCCCTGCGCAAGGGACCTGGCCCAGAGACTGTGGGAGCGTGGTTATCTGTTTCTGAAGAAACTCACCGGGGTGATCCTGGCCCTCACCGTCGTCATGTGGTTCATCTCGACATTCCCAGCGCCCCCCGCCGGTGCAGCCGGGGCCGCGATCGATTACAGCGTGGCGGGCTATCTGGGCAAAGCCCTGCAGCCGCTTTTTGCTCCGCTGGGTTTCAACTGGCAGATTACCCTGGCACTGATCCCGGCTTTCGCAGCCAGGGAAACGGCGGTGGCAACGCTGGCGACGGTGTATTCAGTGGCCAGCGCCGAGGATGTGTCGTCACTTGGCCACGTGTTGTCGGCGCAGATCTCGATGGCCAGCGCGCTGTCGCTGATGGTCTGGTTCGCATTCGCGCCTCAATGCATGTCGACCTTGGCGGTGATCCGCAAGGAGACTGCCAGCTGGCGGCAGGTGGGTTTGGCGTTTGGCTACATGTTCGTTGTGGCCTACGTCATGGCGTGGCTGACCTACAGCATCGTTCGGGCCGCCTCATGA
- a CDS encoding transporter substrate-binding domain-containing protein: MKAPLTFCLLAAMTGTALAAPPVSRLDEVLQRGTLKVCTTGDYKPYSSLRADGSYEGIDIAMAQSLAKSLDVNIQWVPTTWKTLMPDFLGQGCDIAVGGISVSLERQRKAFFSESLGVDGKIPLVRCADVQRYQTVAQINQPQVSVIEPAGGTNEAFARAHLGQASIRLHDNVTIFDELLSGKADVMITDASEARYQQKLKPGLCAVNPERAMQYSEKAFLLPRDDVAWKGYVDQWLHLSVANGSYDSITAQWLAAP, translated from the coding sequence ATGAAAGCACCCTTGACCTTCTGCCTGCTGGCAGCCATGACCGGCACGGCCCTGGCCGCGCCCCCCGTTTCGCGCCTCGATGAGGTGCTTCAGCGCGGTACGCTCAAGGTCTGCACGACGGGCGACTACAAGCCCTATTCTTCCCTGCGTGCGGACGGCAGCTATGAAGGCATCGACATTGCCATGGCACAGTCCCTGGCCAAGAGCCTCGATGTGAACATTCAGTGGGTGCCCACCACCTGGAAAACCCTGATGCCGGACTTCCTGGGCCAAGGCTGTGACATTGCAGTCGGGGGCATTTCGGTGTCACTGGAGCGGCAGAGGAAGGCATTTTTCAGCGAGTCACTGGGCGTCGACGGCAAGATCCCGCTGGTACGCTGCGCCGATGTGCAGCGTTATCAGACCGTGGCGCAAATCAACCAGCCCCAGGTCAGCGTGATCGAACCCGCTGGTGGCACCAACGAGGCGTTCGCACGGGCGCATCTGGGCCAGGCGAGCATACGCCTGCACGATAACGTGACGATTTTCGACGAGCTGCTGTCGGGCAAGGCCGATGTGATGATCACTGACGCCAGCGAAGCCCGTTATCAGCAGAAGCTCAAACCCGGGTTGTGCGCGGTCAACCCGGAGCGCGCCATGCAATACAGCGAAAAAGCCTTCCTGCTGCCTCGTGATGATGTGGCCTGGAAAGGCTACGTCGACCAGTGGTTGCACCTGAGCGTGGCCAACGGCAGCTACGACAGCATCACTGCGCAGTGGCTGGCGGCGCCCTGA
- a CDS encoding purine-cytosine permease family protein produces MTSAANSAPLIEKHTIGYVPPQDRHGKVRDLFTLWFGGNIAPLPIVTGALGVQLFHLNLLWGIVAILVGHLVGGVLMALHSAQGPQMGIPQMIQSRAQFGSLGALLVVVIAGVMYIGFFASNIVLAGKSLHGVVDSVPVPVGIVIGALGSGIIGIIGYRFIHVLNRIGTWVLGIGIVVGFGYIFSHVQSDDFLTRGGFNLAGWLATVSLAALWQIAFAPYVSDYSRYLPADVKVSSTFWTTYLGSALGSSLSFIFGAVAVLAIPAGMDTMDAVKLATGTLGPIMLVLFLLSVISHNALNLYGAVLSIITLIQTFAYRWIPTAKSRAVLSLIVLVACCVVAVFASADFIGHFVDMVLVLLVVLVPWTAINLIDFYVIHKGDYDIQSIFKVDGGIYGRYNPQALAAYAVGIVVQIPFMNTPLYVGPISEHINGADLSWLVGLLITSPLYWWLASRDSAYRRRQTSAKLAAAV; encoded by the coding sequence ATGACCAGTGCAGCCAATTCGGCACCCCTCATAGAAAAACACACGATCGGCTACGTGCCGCCACAAGACCGCCATGGAAAGGTAAGGGATCTGTTCACGCTGTGGTTTGGCGGCAACATCGCGCCGCTGCCCATCGTCACCGGCGCGCTCGGCGTGCAGCTGTTTCACCTGAACCTGCTGTGGGGCATCGTCGCCATTCTGGTCGGCCACCTGGTCGGCGGCGTGTTGATGGCACTGCACTCGGCGCAGGGCCCGCAAATGGGCATCCCACAGATGATCCAGAGCCGCGCCCAGTTCGGCTCGCTCGGGGCACTGCTGGTGGTGGTGATCGCCGGGGTGATGTACATCGGCTTTTTCGCCTCCAACATCGTCCTGGCCGGCAAATCGCTGCATGGCGTGGTAGACAGCGTGCCGGTACCGGTGGGTATCGTCATCGGCGCGCTGGGCTCGGGAATCATCGGCATCATCGGCTATCGCTTCATCCACGTACTCAACCGCATCGGCACCTGGGTACTGGGCATCGGCATCGTGGTCGGCTTCGGCTACATCTTCAGCCACGTGCAGAGCGACGATTTCCTGACCCGCGGCGGCTTCAACCTGGCCGGCTGGCTGGCCACGGTGTCGCTGGCGGCGCTGTGGCAGATCGCCTTCGCCCCGTACGTGTCGGACTACTCGCGATACCTGCCGGCTGACGTGAAGGTATCTTCGACCTTCTGGACCACCTACCTGGGGTCGGCGCTGGGCTCGAGCCTATCGTTCATCTTCGGCGCCGTCGCGGTGCTGGCGATCCCCGCCGGCATGGACACCATGGATGCGGTCAAGCTCGCCACCGGCACCCTCGGCCCGATCATGCTGGTGCTGTTCCTGCTCAGCGTGATCAGCCACAACGCTCTCAACCTCTACGGCGCAGTGCTGTCGATCATCACCCTGATCCAGACCTTCGCCTACCGCTGGATCCCCACCGCCAAGAGCCGTGCGGTACTGTCGCTGATCGTGCTGGTGGCCTGCTGCGTAGTGGCAGTGTTTGCCTCAGCCGACTTCATCGGCCACTTCGTCGACATGGTGCTGGTGTTGCTGGTGGTGCTGGTGCCGTGGACTGCGATCAACCTGATCGACTTCTATGTGATTCACAAGGGCGACTACGACATCCAGTCGATCTTCAAGGTCGATGGCGGTATCTACGGGCGCTACAACCCGCAGGCGCTGGCCGCCTATGCCGTGGGTATCGTGGTGCAGATCCCGTTCATGAACACGCCGCTGTACGTGGGGCCGATCTCCGAGCACATCAACGGCGCCGACCTGTCCTGGCTGGTGGGCCTGCTGATCACTTCGCCGCTGTACTGGTGGCTGGCGAGCCGCGACAGTGCCTATCGCCGTCGCCAGACCAGCGCCAAGCTCGCCGCCGCTGTCTGA
- a CDS encoding LysE family translocator has protein sequence MSINVLAAFWAVSLLFVITPGADWAYAISAGMRGRWVMPAVAGMLSGHFLATLIVAAGVGSLVVGHPQALLLLTLAGCTYLLWLGGNLLLSPAVPQGGPSDSSDSGSRWAFRGFCVSGLNPKVFLLFLALLPQFTDPQSSWPVPVQILLLGLVHLCSSLVIYLLVGYGAKAVLSTRPEAAKRVGRLSGAAMILVALGLMVGQFG, from the coding sequence GTGTCAATCAATGTGCTGGCGGCGTTCTGGGCCGTGTCATTGCTGTTCGTGATCACCCCCGGTGCAGACTGGGCTTACGCTATCTCGGCCGGCATGCGCGGGCGCTGGGTGATGCCAGCGGTCGCCGGCATGCTGTCCGGGCATTTTCTGGCAACACTGATCGTTGCGGCTGGCGTGGGGAGCCTGGTTGTCGGGCACCCACAGGCATTGTTGTTGCTGACCTTGGCGGGTTGCACCTACCTGCTCTGGCTGGGCGGCAACCTGTTGCTGAGCCCGGCGGTGCCACAAGGGGGGCCGAGTGATTCAAGCGATAGCGGCTCGCGCTGGGCGTTCAGAGGCTTTTGCGTGAGCGGGCTCAACCCCAAGGTATTCCTGTTGTTCCTGGCCTTGCTGCCGCAATTCACGGACCCTCAGTCGAGTTGGCCGGTACCTGTACAGATCCTGCTGCTGGGGCTGGTCCACCTGTGCAGCTCGCTGGTGATCTATCTGCTGGTAGGTTATGGCGCCAAAGCCGTCCTGAGTACCCGGCCGGAGGCGGCGAAGAGGGTGGGGCGGTTATCGGGAGCGGCGATGATCCTGGTGGCGCTGGGGTTGATGGTGGGGCAATTCGGCTGA